One genomic window of Terriglobales bacterium includes the following:
- a CDS encoding amino acid permease produces MPPAASKTSSLAARPELVRELGVGHAVSIVVGTVIGSGVFLVPAEMMRAAGSAKLVYLAWITGGLLSFFGALTYAELGAMKPQAGGEYIYVRDAYGPLPGFLYAWTWFVIAKPGSIGSLTIGMVRILGTFSVFSFFEHNVITFPLPITYGQFVAIAGAILISGINYIGVKKAGDFQLVFTALKVLIIFVILFACFSYSDGSWTNFKTVYPGATGGIAGFMAAMVAALWAYDGWNDLNMVSGEVSRPERNIPIGLIVGVALVAVLYMLVNAAVQYVLPASSIATSPRPASEALALALGVWGARIVSIGMAIAMLVALNGTIMSGARIPFAVARDGYFFKALAEVHPRFHTPSFAIIVQAVLSIMLLLVVGSFQKLFSLTIFAEWLFYMIATSTVFVFRRRDPDAPRPYRTWGYPLVPALFVAAAAFLLYYTFAANLLNSAMGTAVILAGVPVFYWFKSRRTQTQTS; encoded by the coding sequence ATGCCACCAGCTGCTTCTAAAACGTCCTCTCTCGCGGCGCGACCCGAATTGGTACGCGAACTCGGCGTAGGCCACGCCGTCTCCATCGTTGTGGGCACGGTAATCGGCAGCGGTGTATTTCTTGTTCCTGCGGAAATGATGCGCGCGGCGGGTTCAGCCAAATTGGTCTATCTGGCCTGGATTACCGGCGGTCTACTCTCGTTTTTTGGCGCGCTGACTTACGCTGAACTTGGCGCCATGAAGCCGCAAGCCGGCGGGGAGTACATTTACGTGCGCGACGCTTACGGGCCGCTCCCCGGATTTCTATATGCCTGGACCTGGTTCGTGATCGCCAAACCTGGCTCCATCGGGTCTCTTACCATTGGAATGGTACGTATTCTGGGCACGTTCTCTGTGTTTTCTTTTTTTGAGCACAACGTAATTACATTTCCACTTCCAATTACTTACGGCCAATTCGTTGCGATCGCAGGCGCCATATTGATTTCGGGCATCAACTACATCGGCGTAAAAAAGGCAGGCGATTTTCAACTTGTCTTTACCGCGCTGAAGGTCCTGATCATCTTTGTGATCCTGTTTGCGTGTTTCAGTTATTCCGACGGCAGTTGGACAAATTTCAAGACGGTTTATCCGGGCGCAACTGGGGGCATTGCCGGATTCATGGCCGCAATGGTGGCTGCCCTGTGGGCTTATGACGGTTGGAACGATCTCAACATGGTCTCTGGCGAGGTCAGCCGGCCGGAGCGAAACATTCCCATCGGCTTAATTGTTGGAGTCGCTCTCGTGGCGGTGCTGTATATGCTCGTGAATGCAGCCGTGCAATACGTCCTTCCGGCTTCTTCGATTGCTACTTCGCCAAGACCTGCCTCCGAAGCGCTCGCCCTGGCGCTGGGGGTTTGGGGCGCGCGCATTGTATCCATTGGCATGGCCATTGCCATGCTGGTGGCTTTGAACGGCACCATCATGAGCGGGGCGCGCATTCCTTTTGCGGTCGCGCGTGATGGTTACTTCTTCAAAGCGTTGGCGGAGGTACATCCTCGTTTCCACACGCCTTCTTTCGCCATCATTGTGCAGGCGGTGCTCAGCATCATGTTGTTATTAGTAGTGGGGAGTTTCCAGAAGCTATTTTCGCTCACCATCTTTGCCGAATGGCTCTTCTACATGATCGCGACCAGTACGGTATTCGTCTTTCGCCGCCGCGATCCTGACGCGCCGCGACCTTATCGTACCTGGGGATATCCTCTGGTCCCGGCATTGTTCGTTGCAGCCGCCGCGTTCCTGCTCTATTACACCTTCGCCGCAAACCTGCTGAACTCCGCCATGGGAACGGCGGTGATTCTGGCGGGAGTGCCTGTCTTTTATTGGTTTAAGAGTCGGCGGACGCAGACCCAGACTTCATGA
- the glgA gene encoding glycogen synthase GlgA: MHISFAASECVPFSKTGGLADVVGALPPALASLGHRVTVYLPRYRQTKLPDAKTVLRSITVPFDDHHRFCSLLDGGVHSGVQFYFIEYPPFFDREALYGTSIGDYRDNAERFALYSRAVLEASKILGVPDVFHCHDWQAALIPVLLRSVYTEDPAFHDVGTVFTIHNMGYQGLFPPEILPLLMLPWDLFTITKMEFYGNVNFLKGALTSSDFITTVSRKYSQEIQTAEYGFGLEGVLRARSGTVSGILNGVDYNEWSPEKDKLIIAHYSPSDLSGKLACRHDLLSQFGISNGSTSVPVIGIVSRFAAQKGFDLISQIADRLAREEMIVIALGSGDKEYNDLFLRLNKQYPQKFAVKIAYDNTLAHKIEAGSDMFLMPSRYEPCGLNQIYSLKYGTVPVVRATGGLDDTIEPWDARTRKGTGFKFSEYSGEALLATIRNALQAYQDRENWQILMRNGMAKDFSWNASAREYVRVYERARQLKSLNTNGQTLSLVGA; the protein is encoded by the coding sequence ATGCACATTTCGTTCGCCGCTTCGGAATGCGTTCCCTTTTCAAAAACCGGCGGTTTGGCCGACGTGGTAGGCGCTTTGCCGCCAGCCCTGGCCTCGCTCGGACACCGGGTCACAGTTTATCTTCCGCGCTACCGGCAGACGAAATTGCCAGATGCCAAGACGGTGTTGCGCAGCATCACTGTTCCCTTCGATGATCATCACCGGTTCTGCTCTTTGCTGGATGGCGGGGTGCACTCCGGAGTGCAATTCTATTTCATAGAATATCCGCCTTTTTTTGACCGCGAAGCATTGTATGGAACCTCCATTGGCGATTACCGCGATAACGCCGAGCGCTTTGCGCTGTATAGCCGTGCTGTCCTGGAAGCCTCCAAGATTCTGGGTGTGCCCGATGTTTTTCACTGCCACGACTGGCAAGCCGCGCTGATTCCCGTGCTGCTGAGGTCGGTGTATACCGAAGATCCTGCCTTTCACGATGTGGGGACCGTTTTTACCATTCATAACATGGGATACCAAGGTCTCTTCCCGCCGGAGATTCTGCCTTTGCTGATGCTGCCCTGGGACTTGTTCACCATCACCAAGATGGAATTCTACGGGAATGTGAACTTTCTTAAAGGCGCGCTGACTTCTTCTGATTTCATCACCACGGTGAGCCGGAAATATAGCCAGGAGATCCAGACAGCAGAATACGGCTTTGGGCTGGAAGGCGTGCTACGCGCCCGGTCGGGGACAGTAAGCGGCATCCTGAACGGTGTGGATTACAACGAGTGGAGTCCGGAAAAGGACAAGCTCATCATCGCGCATTACTCGCCCAGCGACCTGAGCGGTAAGCTGGCGTGCCGGCACGATCTTCTCAGCCAATTTGGAATCAGCAATGGCAGCACCAGCGTGCCGGTGATTGGGATCGTTTCGCGCTTTGCGGCACAAAAAGGATTCGATCTGATCTCGCAAATCGCGGACCGCCTGGCACGCGAAGAGATGATCGTGATTGCCCTGGGCAGCGGCGACAAGGAGTACAACGATCTGTTTCTACGGCTGAATAAGCAATACCCTCAGAAGTTCGCCGTGAAAATCGCCTACGACAACACCCTCGCCCACAAAATTGAGGCGGGCTCGGACATGTTCCTGATGCCTTCTCGCTACGAACCGTGTGGCTTGAACCAAATCTACAGCCTTAAGTATGGGACAGTGCCTGTAGTGCGTGCTACTGGCGGCCTTGACGATACCATCGAGCCTTGGGATGCACGTACACGCAAAGGCACCGGTTTCAAGTTTAGCGAGTACAGTGGAGAGGCGCTGCTTGCCACTATCCGTAACGCCTTGCAGGCCTATCAGGACCGCGAAAACTGGCAAATCCTGATGCGCAACGGTATGGCCAAGGACTTCTCCTGGAATGCTTCGGCGCGAGAATACGTGCGGGTGTACGAACGAGCCCGGCAGCTGAAGAGCCTGAACACGAACGGACAAACATTGAGTCTGGTAGGAGCATAG